The archaeon BMS3Bbin15 DNA segment CACAGGAGCATGAAGGCAGCGATGAAATGGTAAAAGCCAAAGTGGCCGAAGCCGGGCTTTCCACAGATATCTACGAAAATATCAAGACGCTGAAGGCTACAGGAAAGGTAAGGATGTATGTGTGCAGCCTTGCCGCATCGATTTTTGGCGTTACCAGGGAGAACCTTGTACCAGAGGCAGAAGATATAGTTGGAGCAACATGGTTCCTACTGGAGAAGGCTGAAAAGGCGGACACAGTCCTCACGTTCTGATGGTGATGGAGTTGATAGAAGCTGATGAGGTACTGGATGTTTCTGGCATGGTTTGCCCCATGCCAATTTTTAGAGTCAAACATGCATTGTCAAAAATGGAAGCAGGAAAAATCCTGAAGGTTATAGCAACTGACCTGGG contains these protein-coding regions:
- a CDS encoding DsrE/DsrF-like family protein produces the protein MSKLAIIVREDAYDRILTPLAFAYLGTASDMEVDMLFVNWAAKILTKGGAENLKVSQEHEGSDEMVKAKVAEAGLSTDIYENIKTLKATGKVRMYVCSLAASIFGVTRENLVPEAEDIVGATWFLLEKAEKADTVLTF
- the tusA_2 gene encoding sulfurtransferase TusA produces the protein MVMELIEADEVLDVSGMVCPMPIFRVKHALSKMEAGKILKVIATDLGTKKDIPAWVKHNGDELLGMNEEGSKFIYLIKTRRKI